One window from the genome of Pseudalkalibacillus hwajinpoensis encodes:
- a CDS encoding sugar phosphate isomerase/epimerase family protein → MKLGVFTVLFSDKSFEEMLDHAKASGLKAVEIGTGGYPGNAHCNLDELLESEEKRSEYLDKVHSRGLEISAFSCHGNPISPDKKFAEECHDTFVKTVKLASAMNVPVVNTFSGTPGDSEDAKNPNWPVTPWPAEYSDILKWQWEEKLVPYWKEWGQFAKDHNVKIGLELHGGFLVHTPYTMLKLRELTCDAIGANFDPSHMWWQGIDPVAAIKILGKENAIHHFHAKDTYIDQDNVNMHGLTDMQPYGEVKTRAWTFRSVGCGHSNQEWSHMMSALRTYGYDHVVSIEHEDPLMSINEGFQTAVKNLQSVLIVEEPTEMWWA, encoded by the coding sequence ATGAAACTAGGTGTATTTACTGTACTATTCTCAGATAAGTCATTCGAAGAGATGCTCGATCATGCGAAAGCATCTGGACTTAAAGCGGTGGAAATCGGAACGGGAGGTTATCCAGGTAATGCTCATTGCAATCTGGATGAATTGCTCGAAAGTGAAGAGAAGCGCTCGGAATATCTTGATAAAGTTCATTCAAGAGGACTCGAAATTAGTGCGTTTAGCTGTCACGGGAATCCTATTTCTCCTGATAAGAAATTTGCTGAGGAGTGCCACGACACTTTCGTTAAGACTGTGAAATTAGCATCGGCAATGAACGTTCCGGTAGTGAATACATTCTCAGGAACGCCCGGTGATAGCGAAGACGCGAAAAACCCAAATTGGCCAGTAACGCCATGGCCAGCGGAGTACTCAGATATTTTGAAGTGGCAATGGGAAGAGAAGCTAGTTCCTTATTGGAAAGAGTGGGGGCAATTTGCTAAGGATCATAATGTGAAAATAGGTCTTGAGCTTCATGGCGGGTTTCTTGTACATACACCTTACACGATGCTTAAGCTTCGTGAGCTAACGTGTGACGCAATCGGTGCAAACTTCGATCCAAGTCACATGTGGTGGCAAGGAATTGACCCTGTCGCAGCCATAAAAATTCTTGGAAAAGAAAATGCGATCCATCATTTCCATGCGAAAGACACGTATATCGATCAGGATAATGTGAACATGCATGGATTAACAGACATGCAGCCTTATGGAGAAGTGAAGACACGAGCATGGACTTTCCGTTCTGTTGGTTGTGGACATAGTAATCAAGAATGGTCTCACATGATGAGCGCACTTCGTACATATGGCTATGACCATGTTGTAAGCATTGAACACGAAGATCCACTCATGTCTATTAACGAAGGCTTCCAAACGGCTGTTAAGAACCTTCAATCTGTTTTAATTGTTGAAGAGCCAACTGAAATGTGGTGGGCTTAA
- a CDS encoding 3D domain-containing protein — protein MLIAKGMIFTGLFAAALLSTYLLLSGLSMQDVTKWIFPQQTVLSEKDRTSLATSQDWSQYPTHTVTATGYTAGEESTGKTPEHPAYGITYSGVKVKRDLYSTIAADTSVFPIGSVLFIPEYGFGVVADTGSAITGKRIDLYYDTVNDVYNEWGKKTLDVYLIEKGDGTLTEEMLLTLNEEESMQVFRQELMSEKE, from the coding sequence ATGCTGATCGCAAAAGGGATGATCTTTACAGGACTTTTTGCAGCAGCGTTGCTATCAACTTATTTATTATTATCGGGTTTATCAATGCAAGATGTAACGAAGTGGATTTTTCCTCAGCAGACTGTACTCAGTGAAAAGGATAGGACAAGCCTAGCGACGTCTCAGGATTGGTCACAGTATCCAACGCATACCGTAACGGCTACAGGCTATACGGCAGGTGAGGAATCAACAGGGAAAACACCTGAGCACCCTGCATATGGCATCACCTATTCTGGCGTAAAGGTAAAGCGGGATCTTTATTCTACGATCGCTGCTGATACGTCCGTCTTTCCAATTGGTAGTGTACTCTTTATTCCTGAGTATGGCTTTGGGGTTGTAGCAGATACAGGAAGTGCGATAACTGGGAAGCGAATTGATCTCTATTACGACACAGTTAATGATGTTTATAATGAGTGGGGGAAAAAGACACTCGACGTATATCTGATCGAAAAAGGTGATGGAACCTTAACGGAAGAAATGTTGTTAACATTGAATGAAGAAGAGTCGATGCAAGTTTTCAGACAAGAGTTAATGAGTGAGAAAGAATAA
- a CDS encoding NAD(P)/FAD-dependent oxidoreductase encodes MSRPKIAILGAGYGGIMTAARLQKEMGTNEVEVTLVNKHDYHYQTTWLHEPAAGTMHHDKTRIMIKDVIDMNKIKFIKDTVVEVKPDEKRVILSNGELEYDYLVLALGFEPATFGIKGLKENAFSIRSVNSVRKIREHIEYQFASYNNESKRRDDLLTIIVGGAGFTGIEFVGELAERVPELCKEFDIPRDRVKIINVEASPTVLPGFDEELVEYGMNLLERKGVEFRTSTMIKEVTEDGVILGEDEEVKAATVVWTGGVQGNSIVANSGFETNRGRVPVRKDQRTPDYDNVFVVGDCALLINEEINRPFPPTAQVAIQAAGAVSKNLLSLVRGKELESFTPDIKGTVASLGKGEAIGKVGNKKLYGSTASAMKKVIDNRYLFMLGGPGLVWKKGKLKLF; translated from the coding sequence GTGAGTAGGCCAAAAATCGCAATTTTAGGTGCAGGGTACGGCGGTATTATGACAGCAGCTCGTCTTCAAAAAGAGATGGGAACAAATGAAGTGGAAGTTACGCTTGTGAATAAGCATGACTATCATTACCAAACAACATGGCTTCATGAACCAGCTGCAGGAACAATGCACCATGACAAAACAAGAATTATGATCAAAGATGTCATTGATATGAACAAAATCAAATTTATTAAAGACACAGTCGTAGAAGTAAAGCCGGATGAAAAGCGCGTCATTCTCTCTAACGGTGAACTTGAATACGATTACCTTGTGCTAGCACTTGGTTTTGAACCAGCTACGTTTGGTATTAAGGGTCTTAAAGAAAATGCCTTCAGTATTCGTAGCGTAAACTCCGTTCGAAAAATTCGTGAACACATTGAATACCAGTTCGCAAGCTACAATAATGAGTCTAAGCGTCGCGATGATCTTCTAACCATTATTGTCGGTGGCGCAGGATTCACTGGAATTGAATTTGTTGGTGAACTTGCTGAACGTGTTCCTGAACTGTGCAAAGAGTTCGATATCCCTCGTGATCGCGTTAAAATCATTAATGTGGAAGCGTCCCCAACTGTTCTTCCTGGTTTTGATGAGGAGCTTGTAGAATACGGAATGAATCTACTTGAACGTAAAGGTGTGGAATTCCGTACGAGCACAATGATCAAAGAAGTAACAGAAGACGGCGTTATTTTGGGTGAGGATGAAGAAGTAAAAGCGGCGACAGTTGTTTGGACTGGTGGCGTGCAAGGTAACTCCATCGTTGCAAATTCTGGCTTCGAAACAAACCGCGGCCGTGTTCCTGTTCGTAAAGATCAGCGTACACCGGATTACGATAATGTTTTCGTTGTTGGAGATTGTGCTCTTCTTATTAACGAAGAAATCAATCGTCCATTCCCTCCGACGGCTCAGGTTGCGATCCAAGCTGCTGGAGCTGTATCTAAGAACTTATTGAGCCTTGTGCGCGGGAAAGAGCTTGAGAGCTTTACTCCTGACATCAAAGGTACGGTTGCTTCACTTGGTAAAGGCGAAGCGATTGGTAAAGTTGGGAATAAAAAGCTCTATGGTAGCACAGCGTCTGCTATGAAAAAAGTGATTGATAATCGCTATCTCTTCATGCTTGGTGGGCCAGGGCTTGTCTGGAAAAAAGGTAAGCTTAAGCTATTTTAA
- a CDS encoding NUDIX hydrolase: MTERGKVWLAAAGIVEFEGKYLVVMKKYGGLKGKWSFPAGFVDPGETVDEAAVREIFEETGIVAETTGIAGIRSGVINKDVSDNLVVFYMRRTGGTLTSETNEIGESRFLTKEELLTDPRTSSMIPSFLNGMDQFITEMNPGNQFQYTSYKLLYSSFNKK; encoded by the coding sequence TTGACCGAAAGAGGAAAAGTATGGTTGGCAGCAGCAGGCATTGTGGAATTTGAGGGGAAGTATCTCGTCGTGATGAAGAAGTATGGTGGTTTAAAAGGGAAATGGTCTTTTCCTGCTGGATTTGTGGATCCGGGTGAAACGGTTGATGAAGCAGCTGTCCGAGAAATTTTTGAAGAAACGGGTATTGTTGCAGAAACGACTGGAATAGCAGGAATTCGTTCAGGTGTCATTAACAAAGATGTAAGTGATAACTTAGTGGTTTTTTATATGAGAAGAACCGGAGGCACGCTAACGTCCGAAACGAATGAAATTGGAGAGTCCCGATTTTTAACAAAGGAGGAACTGCTTACTGATCCACGTACGTCGTCTATGATTCCTTCTTTTCTGAATGGAATGGATCAGTTTATAACGGAGATGAATCCTGGAAATCAATTTCAGTACACGTCTTACAAATTGTTATATTCGAGCTTCAATAAAAAGTGA
- a CDS encoding YuiA family protein produces MRRQQNKAKATDCPYCQGKGYFQLLLGGSETCDNCGGSGAKQNPTN; encoded by the coding sequence GTGAGAAGACAACAAAATAAGGCGAAAGCAACTGATTGCCCTTATTGCCAGGGAAAGGGGTACTTTCAACTACTTCTTGGTGGATCGGAAACATGTGATAACTGTGGAGGAAGTGGAGCAAAACAAAATCCAACTAACTAA
- a CDS encoding SDR family oxidoreductase yields the protein MSRLQNKTAVITGAATGIGQATVELFAKEGATVLCADVNTEEMSKTAEKLNNNGGNVKTFHVDVSSEESVTSFANQVKEEYGTIDVLFNNAGVDQEGGKVHEYPVELFDRIVSVDLRGTFLTSKYLLPLMMDNGGSIINTSSMSGRAADLDRSGYNAAKGGITNFTKAMAIDYARQGIRVNSLSPGTIETPLIDELAGSKEEEMGQKFRDANKWITPLGRLGRPDEMAKVALFLASDDSSYVTGEDITADGGIMAYTWPGKMLIDEQWKKETE from the coding sequence ATGAGTAGATTACAAAATAAAACAGCGGTAATTACTGGAGCTGCAACTGGTATTGGACAAGCCACTGTTGAGCTTTTCGCAAAAGAAGGAGCTACAGTTTTATGTGCTGATGTTAATACAGAAGAGATGAGTAAAACAGCTGAGAAGCTAAATAACAACGGAGGTAATGTAAAAACTTTCCACGTTGATGTATCAAGTGAGGAAAGCGTAACGAGTTTTGCTAACCAAGTCAAAGAGGAATATGGCACGATTGATGTTCTCTTTAATAACGCAGGGGTTGACCAGGAAGGTGGAAAAGTCCACGAATACCCAGTCGAATTATTCGATCGCATTGTTTCAGTTGACTTGCGCGGTACATTTTTAACAAGCAAATACTTACTTCCACTCATGATGGATAATGGTGGATCGATTATTAATACGTCATCGATGTCAGGTCGAGCAGCTGATCTGGATCGTTCAGGCTACAACGCAGCAAAAGGTGGTATTACTAACTTTACGAAAGCCATGGCGATTGACTATGCAAGACAGGGAATTCGAGTAAACTCTCTCTCTCCAGGTACGATTGAAACGCCACTAATTGATGAGCTTGCCGGTTCAAAAGAAGAAGAAATGGGTCAGAAATTTAGAGATGCGAATAAGTGGATTACACCACTTGGTAGACTTGGCCGCCCGGATGAAATGGCGAAGGTCGCTCTTTTCTTAGCATCTGATGATAGCTCTTATGTGACAGGTGAGGATATTACAGCTGATGGTGGTATTATGGCGTATACTTGGCCTGGTAAGATGTTAATCGATGAGCAATGGAAAAAGGAAACAGAGTAA
- a CDS encoding YuiB family protein, which yields MAIPQLIISMLLFIVLFFGIGFLLNMLLRSTWIMAVVYPVIVIMIIDNVTFFQYFSSPGSSFKALGTDLLSLGSADAIILTAGLVGAVFAGVAIRMLRVRGYQMF from the coding sequence ATGGCGATTCCACAGCTGATTATTTCGATGCTGCTGTTTATTGTGCTTTTCTTTGGAATTGGATTCCTGCTTAACATGCTTCTTCGCTCGACATGGATTATGGCAGTTGTCTATCCTGTAATCGTTATCATGATTATTGATAACGTTACGTTTTTTCAATATTTTTCCTCACCAGGTTCATCATTTAAAGCGTTAGGTACTGATCTTCTTTCACTAGGAAGTGCCGATGCGATTATTTTAACTGCTGGACTTGTTGGAGCTGTGTTCGCAGGTGTTGCGATCAGAATGCTTCGTGTAAGAGGATATCAGATGTTTTAA
- a CDS encoding divergent PAP2 family protein: MDILLNFPLWAALFGVVFAQFLKVPIYFIATKQINWSLFNATGGMPSSHSAATTALATGVALETGLDSPIFAVAAMFSIIVMFDSTGVRRQTGEQAIVLNQLVLNFNRFVSEAKNWQQKQEREKIEELKELLGHKPIEVLVGGLLGIISTLILYYAFQIA; the protein is encoded by the coding sequence ATGGATATTTTGCTAAATTTCCCCCTTTGGGCAGCGCTATTTGGCGTTGTATTTGCCCAGTTTCTGAAAGTACCGATTTATTTTATTGCAACGAAACAAATTAATTGGTCCCTTTTTAATGCAACAGGAGGGATGCCAAGCTCTCATTCCGCCGCTACGACAGCTTTAGCGACAGGAGTTGCACTTGAGACTGGCCTTGATTCTCCTATATTTGCCGTAGCAGCGATGTTCAGCATTATTGTGATGTTTGATTCAACAGGTGTTCGCAGACAAACAGGAGAGCAAGCCATTGTACTAAACCAGCTTGTTCTTAATTTCAATAGATTCGTTTCTGAAGCGAAAAATTGGCAGCAAAAGCAAGAACGAGAGAAAATTGAAGAATTAAAAGAGTTATTAGGGCATAAGCCAATTGAAGTTCTCGTTGGTGGCTTGCTTGGAATTATTTCAACTTTAATTTTATACTACGCTTTTCAAATCGCTTAA
- a CDS encoding Na+/H+ antiporter family protein produces MNAVILAVLIMLGLSLFRIHVVIALVIGAIAGGLLGGLSLNDTIEAFSSGLGGGATVALSYALLGSFAVGLTRTGLPELIVERALKMVNRRGGDRKKGLAKVLILFVILLISCFSQNLVPVHIAFIPILIPPILQVLNELGMDRRAVAAVLTFGLTAPYILLPAGFGKIFHEILQSNMADSGMEIELSSIPTAMLLPTAGLVVGLLIAVFISYRKPRAYKQLSIAQEDTSETYSYSNRSILFAILSVVVTLAVQIPTESMILGALSGIIVLYITGSIRLAESEAILTDGMKMMAFIGFVMLAANGFAEVLRQTGEVQSLVTQASGLIGDNKALAALLMLIVGLFITMGIGSSFSTIPIIAAIYVPLAMELGFSPMATIALVGTAAALGDAGSPASDSTLGPTSGLNADGQHNHIWDTVVPTFLHYNIPLILFGWIAAMIF; encoded by the coding sequence ATGAATGCCGTTATTCTTGCAGTTCTCATCATGCTAGGGCTAAGCCTTTTTCGTATACATGTTGTCATTGCACTTGTTATTGGAGCGATCGCCGGTGGTTTATTAGGGGGACTTTCTCTTAATGATACAATCGAAGCGTTTAGTTCAGGACTTGGAGGAGGAGCGACTGTTGCACTGAGCTATGCGTTGCTTGGTAGCTTTGCTGTAGGTCTTACTCGCACTGGACTTCCTGAATTAATTGTTGAGCGTGCTCTAAAGATGGTTAATCGTCGTGGAGGAGATCGGAAGAAGGGACTTGCTAAAGTTCTCATTCTCTTTGTCATTCTTCTCATCTCATGTTTCTCTCAGAACCTAGTACCTGTTCACATTGCGTTCATTCCCATTCTTATCCCACCTATTCTTCAGGTGTTAAATGAACTTGGAATGGATCGTAGAGCGGTAGCAGCTGTTCTGACTTTTGGACTAACCGCACCATACATTCTGTTACCGGCTGGTTTCGGTAAAATATTTCACGAAATTCTTCAGTCGAATATGGCTGATAGTGGCATGGAAATTGAACTTTCCTCTATACCGACAGCTATGCTGTTGCCAACAGCTGGACTCGTCGTTGGTCTCCTTATTGCGGTCTTCATTTCATACCGCAAGCCAAGGGCGTATAAACAACTATCTATTGCTCAGGAAGATACATCTGAGACATATAGTTATTCAAATCGCTCCATCCTATTTGCAATTTTATCTGTAGTCGTTACCCTTGCCGTTCAGATTCCAACTGAATCAATGATTCTAGGCGCACTTTCAGGTATTATCGTCCTTTATATTACGGGGAGCATTCGATTGGCTGAATCTGAAGCGATTTTAACAGACGGTATGAAAATGATGGCATTCATTGGTTTTGTGATGCTTGCAGCGAATGGGTTCGCTGAAGTTCTAAGACAAACGGGTGAAGTTCAATCGCTTGTAACACAAGCATCCGGATTAATAGGCGATAATAAAGCGCTAGCGGCTCTTTTGATGTTAATCGTCGGATTGTTTATTACGATGGGAATCGGATCATCATTCTCAACCATTCCAATTATTGCAGCGATTTATGTTCCACTTGCTATGGAATTAGGATTTAGCCCAATGGCAACAATTGCGCTTGTCGGAACTGCCGCAGCCCTCGGAGATGCGGGTTCACCTGCATCAGATAGTACATTAGGCCCTACATCAGGACTAAATGCAGATGGTCAGCATAATCACATTTGGGATACGGTTGTCCCAACGTTCCTACACTATAATATCCCGCTTATCTTATTTGGCTGGATTGCAGCTATGATCTTTTAA
- a CDS encoding cobalamin-binding protein, which yields MRIVSLCPSNTELCAYLGLTDQLVGVDDFSDWPEQIRSLPRLGPDLSIDLKQVEALKPDLILASLSVPGMEKNIEGMDELGLSYTVLNPNSLEDICNDLVTLGELTNKKQEALSLSNRFRKLIQEYKEISDQIPEKPDIYWEWWPKPIFTPGKTNWLTEISELAGARNSFRDVELASVQTDWADVVKRRPDHICLAWVGVRQNKVNPKIVQKRQDWDKLQESPIHVLEEWLYCRPSPRLLTGLVKLAAILHPDRYPSFEGEDAFLENER from the coding sequence ATGCGAATTGTTTCATTGTGTCCTAGTAATACTGAGCTATGCGCCTACCTTGGTTTAACAGATCAGCTTGTCGGTGTTGACGACTTTTCCGACTGGCCAGAACAAATCAGGAGTCTTCCACGTCTTGGTCCCGATCTTTCAATTGATTTGAAGCAAGTTGAAGCGTTGAAACCAGACCTTATTCTCGCATCACTGAGCGTTCCAGGAATGGAGAAAAATATTGAAGGTATGGATGAACTTGGTCTATCTTATACAGTATTAAATCCCAATTCCCTTGAGGACATTTGTAACGATCTCGTTACTCTGGGAGAGCTTACAAATAAAAAGCAGGAAGCCCTCTCTCTTTCCAATCGTTTCAGGAAATTGATTCAGGAGTACAAGGAAATCAGTGATCAAATCCCAGAGAAGCCGGATATTTATTGGGAATGGTGGCCAAAGCCCATTTTCACACCTGGTAAAACAAACTGGCTGACTGAGATTAGTGAACTGGCAGGAGCGAGAAATTCTTTTCGTGATGTGGAACTCGCTTCTGTTCAAACAGATTGGGCAGATGTCGTAAAGCGAAGACCAGACCATATTTGTCTTGCCTGGGTTGGCGTTCGACAGAATAAAGTAAATCCAAAAATCGTTCAAAAACGTCAGGACTGGGATAAGCTTCAAGAAAGTCCCATTCATGTACTTGAAGAATGGCTTTATTGTCGCCCTTCACCACGTTTATTGACCGGCCTCGTCAAACTTGCAGCCATTCTTCATCCTGATCGCTATCCCTCTTTTGAAGGAGAAGATGCTTTCTTAGAAAATGAGAGGTAA
- a CDS encoding Gfo/Idh/MocA family protein — protein sequence MNKLRMGIIGSGGIAQSRHIPAYQQLSEQVELFGVYDVDYEKAQQVGLSCHIPNVYEHVQDMLNEVDAVTICTPNKFHADLAEQALLAGVHVLCEKPMAMTVAECDRMIAAEKKSGKILSIAYHYRFMKEPRAARQLIQENEIGDPMVARVQALRRRKVPGWGVFTNKQLQGGGSLIDYGCHFLDLSIWLMGNAKPVEVSGTTYNRLSKTPEQVNQWGAFDHETFNVDDHVTAYIRFDNNISMLFETSWSANIAEDKESVSISGSDGGLDVFPFQLNKAQHGMLLNTSSQWVPGDEDPGLPQAANFVNSCLGLEEPIVKSEEARRVSQVIEAIYESCTTGRSIRLD from the coding sequence GTGAATAAATTACGTATGGGGATTATCGGGTCTGGCGGCATCGCCCAGTCCCGGCATATCCCAGCATACCAGCAGCTCTCTGAACAAGTAGAGTTGTTTGGTGTTTATGATGTCGATTATGAAAAAGCGCAGCAGGTAGGGCTTTCTTGTCATATTCCTAATGTGTACGAGCATGTACAGGATATGCTAAATGAAGTAGATGCCGTTACGATTTGCACACCGAATAAATTTCATGCGGATCTAGCTGAGCAAGCTCTACTCGCAGGTGTTCATGTTCTCTGTGAAAAGCCAATGGCGATGACAGTTGCAGAATGTGATCGGATGATTGCAGCAGAGAAAAAGTCTGGCAAAATCTTATCCATCGCTTATCATTATCGCTTCATGAAGGAACCGCGTGCGGCACGTCAACTTATTCAAGAGAATGAAATCGGTGATCCAATGGTTGCAAGAGTTCAAGCCCTTCGTCGCCGAAAGGTTCCTGGCTGGGGCGTGTTTACGAATAAACAGCTTCAAGGCGGCGGTAGCTTAATAGATTATGGATGCCACTTTCTTGATTTAAGTATTTGGCTAATGGGCAACGCGAAGCCTGTTGAAGTGTCAGGAACAACATACAATCGTTTAAGCAAAACGCCTGAACAAGTGAACCAGTGGGGAGCATTTGATCACGAGACGTTTAATGTGGATGATCATGTCACGGCATATATCCGTTTTGATAATAATATTTCTATGCTCTTTGAAACATCCTGGTCAGCCAACATTGCAGAGGACAAAGAGTCTGTTAGTATCTCCGGTAGTGATGGGGGTCTCGATGTTTTTCCATTTCAATTAAATAAAGCTCAGCACGGCATGCTTTTAAATACGAGCAGTCAATGGGTACCAGGAGATGAGGACCCAGGATTGCCTCAAGCTGCGAATTTTGTGAACAGCTGTCTTGGACTAGAGGAACCGATCGTAAAATCGGAAGAGGCGAGACGTGTGTCACAAGTAATTGAAGCAATTTATGAAAGCTGTACAACTGGGAGAAGCATTCGACTTGATTAA
- a CDS encoding NAD(P)/FAD-dependent oxidoreductase → MTDQHELYDITIIGGGPVGLFTAFYGGMRQLKVKIIESMPQLGGQLSALYPEKYIYDVAGFPKVLAQDLVDNLVEQANQFQPEVALEQSVEEVTKQEDGTLYLRSNTGDEHYTRAVIITAGVGAFQPRRLKVEGADLYEGKNLHYFVNDLTAFAGQKVLIAGGGDSAVDWANMLEPIAEEVTLIHRRDKFRAHEHSVEQLMNSSVNIQTPYNITEFIGDGERINQVVLEQVKGEEKITKDVDAVIVNYGFISSLGPIKEWGLDIEKNSIVVNTKMETNIPGIYAAGDVATYDGKVKLIASGFGEAPTAVNNAKSYMDPDAKVQPLHSTSLFDKKK, encoded by the coding sequence ATGACTGACCAACATGAACTTTATGATATAACGATTATTGGTGGAGGTCCTGTTGGCTTATTTACCGCATTCTACGGTGGTATGCGCCAACTTAAAGTAAAGATTATTGAAAGTATGCCACAGCTTGGAGGGCAGCTCTCTGCACTCTATCCTGAAAAATACATTTATGACGTCGCTGGCTTTCCAAAAGTTCTCGCACAAGATCTTGTCGATAATCTTGTCGAACAGGCGAATCAATTTCAACCAGAGGTTGCTTTGGAGCAGTCGGTGGAAGAAGTAACAAAACAAGAAGACGGCACTCTTTACCTTCGTTCAAACACAGGAGACGAGCATTATACGCGAGCAGTTATTATTACTGCTGGTGTTGGGGCCTTCCAACCTCGTCGCTTGAAAGTAGAAGGTGCTGATCTTTATGAAGGAAAGAACCTTCACTATTTCGTAAATGATCTCACAGCATTTGCAGGACAAAAAGTTCTTATTGCTGGTGGAGGAGATTCAGCAGTGGATTGGGCTAATATGCTTGAGCCAATTGCTGAAGAAGTAACACTCATTCACCGTCGAGATAAGTTCAGAGCTCACGAACACAGCGTTGAACAGCTTATGAACTCTTCTGTAAACATTCAAACGCCGTATAACATTACTGAGTTCATTGGTGACGGAGAACGCATTAACCAGGTTGTTCTCGAGCAAGTTAAAGGTGAAGAGAAAATAACGAAAGACGTGGATGCAGTTATTGTGAACTACGGCTTCATTTCTTCTCTTGGACCAATTAAAGAATGGGGCCTTGATATTGAAAAGAACTCCATTGTTGTTAATACCAAAATGGAAACAAACATTCCTGGTATTTATGCAGCTGGTGATGTTGCTACATATGACGGCAAAGTAAAGCTTATCGCCTCTGGATTTGGTGAAGCACCAACAGCTGTTAATAATGCAAAATCCTATATGGATCCTGATGCAAAAGTACAGCCGCTTCACAGCACTAGTCTTTTCGATAAAAAAAAGTAA